The following are encoded together in the Candidatus Wallbacteria bacterium genome:
- a CDS encoding thioredoxin family protein, which yields MKRSLLFMLAFFISTVIAADTAKIDWLTDYQKVLQLSAEKRMPVFMVFQGSDWCSWCQKLDKEVTSQPEFIQFANQKFICMSVDFPKHTAQSAELKAQNQKLANQYGVSGLPTVKVINSQEVVLLTSGYREGGAQAYVDYLKKNLTLSSRGEPKGAWLTDMDQAMKASAERELPILADFSGSDWCGWCQKLDKEVFSQQVFLDYAKDNLILLLVDFPKQNPLPEDQAAANEALLKKYNVQGFPTVLLLDKNGTETARTGYKSGGAENYIAHIKQLLNKKK from the coding sequence ATGAAAAGATCCTTGCTGTTCATGTTGGCATTTTTCATTTCCACTGTAATCGCCGCAGATACGGCCAAAATAGACTGGCTGACTGATTATCAGAAAGTCCTGCAGCTGTCTGCAGAGAAAAGAATGCCTGTGTTCATGGTCTTCCAGGGTTCCGACTGGTGTTCCTGGTGCCAGAAACTGGACAAGGAAGTGACTTCCCAACCCGAATTTATCCAGTTCGCCAATCAGAAATTCATCTGCATGTCAGTGGATTTTCCGAAACACACTGCTCAGTCTGCTGAACTCAAAGCCCAGAACCAGAAACTTGCCAACCAGTATGGTGTATCAGGGTTGCCCACAGTAAAAGTGATTAATTCACAGGAAGTAGTGCTCTTAACTTCTGGTTACAGGGAAGGCGGAGCTCAAGCTTATGTGGATTACCTGAAGAAAAACCTCACTCTGTCCAGCAGGGGCGAACCAAAAGGCGCCTGGCTTACTGATATGGATCAGGCAATGAAGGCTTCAGCCGAACGCGAACTGCCGATTCTGGCCGACTTTTCCGGTTCAGACTGGTGCGGCTGGTGCCAGAAGCTGGACAAGGAAGTTTTCTCGCAGCAGGTATTTCTTGACTATGCCAAGGACAACCTGATCCTTCTACTGGTAGATTTCCCGAAACAAAATCCGCTGCCTGAAGATCAGGCCGCTGCCAATGAAGCGCTCCTGAAGAAATACAATGTCCAGGGTTTCCCCACAGTGCTTCTTCTAGACAAGAATGGCACAGAAACAGCCAGAACAGGCTACAAATCAGGAGGAGCGGAAAATTACATCGCTCACATCAAGCAGCTTCTGAATAAAAAGAAGTGA
- a CDS encoding thioredoxin family protein, whose amino-acid sequence MKKTVLILMMMFLISAVFADTAKIDWLTDYQKVLQLSAEKNLPAFLVFQGSDWCSWCQKLDKEVTSQPEFIQFASVKFICMSVDFPKHTAQSPELKAQNQKLSKQYGVSGLPTVKVIDSKEKVLLTSGYREGGAQAYVDYLKASLNLSSSNRGAWLTDMEQAKKLSAEKNLPILADFAGSDWCCWCKKLDKEVFSQQVFLDYAKNNLVLLLVDFPESNPLPADQTAANQALLEKYKVDGFPTVILMDKAGTEKARTGYKEGGPEKYIEHIKQLLGQ is encoded by the coding sequence ATGAAAAAAACAGTCTTGATCCTGATGATGATGTTTCTAATCTCAGCGGTGTTCGCCGATACCGCCAAAATCGACTGGCTCACTGACTATCAGAAAGTCCTGCAATTGTCGGCAGAGAAAAACCTGCCTGCTTTCCTGGTTTTCCAGGGATCAGACTGGTGTTCCTGGTGCCAGAAGCTGGACAAGGAAGTAACTTCCCAGCCCGAATTTATCCAGTTTGCCAGTGTAAAATTCATCTGCATGTCAGTGGATTTCCCGAAACACACTGCTCAATCCCCAGAACTCAAAGCCCAGAATCAAAAACTCTCCAAACAATACGGTGTATCAGGGCTGCCCACTGTTAAAGTGATCGATTCCAAGGAAAAAGTGCTTCTGACATCCGGTTACAGGGAAGGTGGAGCTCAAGCATATGTGGATTATCTGAAGGCAAGCCTCAATCTGAGCAGTTCGAACAGAGGAGCCTGGCTGACGGACATGGAGCAGGCCAAGAAGCTTTCTGCTGAGAAGAATCTTCCGATCCTGGCCGACTTCGCAGGTTCAGACTGGTGCTGCTGGTGCAAGAAGCTGGACAAGGAAGTCTTCTCCCAGCAGGTATTTCTCGACTATGCCAAAAACAATCTGGTGCTCCTGCTGGTTGATTTTCCGGAGAGCAATCCTCTGCCGGCAGATCAGACTGCAGCCAACCAGGCATTGCTGGAAAAATACAAAGTTGACGGATTTCCTACAGTGATTCTGATGGACAAAGCCGGCACAGAGAAAGCCAGAACAGGCTACAAGGAAGGCGGTCCTGAGAAGTATATAGAACATATCAAGCAGTTACTCGGCCAGTAA
- a CDS encoding M23 family metallopeptidase, protein MRLHLMIYFIFCAVLRIFAANSDFQILPDSKGFAATFGEFRGSRLHAGMDFRCEGEGIPVRAMDDGLLVRMKAERYGYGKSLYLKNDSGEISLFAHLSMFENRVLKLEDKLLNLRKKEGRRYPVDCLFESGTEPQVRKGQILGYTGQTGSGTVHLHYEIRRDWETPINYIERVHVKDTRKPVIESLEIVPAAPGSLVNSLPLPLEITLQNLNGIFRNREKVSLSPGTYCFRVKTYDQMNQAANHLGVYLIDAELDSVEIYCANFDYFKYSEKEYGLLYDLAKADYDNYFYNLQIPENVILPGIVLKSEKSHTIGDRVKVLKVTVADFCGNSSRAEISFSRKPVQSAEADLKLTVLDDFVLLPLGYSHSEFQKTAGTAAGFQIFTPLCDLELYYQPGNDIPVQLCRIIRFNGLEKHLVYQDLSLDLPEDAIYQDHYEGISVVEAPEFQLKQQSDCYFFENGSKLFKRTARVSIIPWKTENLIPAKICAFGFDRGHWSYLDSSWNGSAVEFDSDCLKTCALFYDDIPPRISQDGAQFSITDTGCGIDPDSVKVWFGSEEVPVDFDPETRIVFFPAEIRSYFPKSGAVNLTLEASDRVGNKMRKISEVSSSGLKIEGGS, encoded by the coding sequence GTGCGGCTGCATCTGATGATTTATTTTATCTTTTGTGCTGTGTTGCGCATCTTTGCGGCTAATTCCGATTTTCAGATCCTGCCGGATTCGAAGGGCTTTGCCGCCACCTTCGGAGAATTCAGGGGTTCGCGGCTGCACGCAGGCATGGATTTCCGCTGTGAAGGTGAAGGAATCCCGGTGCGGGCAATGGATGACGGTTTACTGGTTCGCATGAAAGCTGAAAGATATGGATACGGCAAATCCCTGTATCTGAAGAATGATTCAGGCGAAATTTCACTGTTCGCACATCTTTCCATGTTCGAAAACAGGGTTTTGAAGCTGGAAGACAAGCTGCTGAATCTGAGAAAGAAAGAAGGCAGGCGTTACCCGGTCGATTGCCTGTTTGAATCAGGGACTGAACCTCAGGTCAGAAAAGGCCAGATCCTTGGATACACCGGACAGACAGGCTCCGGAACAGTTCACCTGCACTACGAAATCCGGAGGGATTGGGAAACTCCGATCAACTACATAGAACGGGTTCACGTAAAAGATACCCGTAAGCCTGTGATCGAAAGCCTTGAGATCGTGCCGGCAGCCCCTGGTTCGCTTGTTAATTCACTGCCTCTCCCCCTGGAAATCACTCTCCAGAACCTCAACGGAATATTCAGGAATCGGGAGAAAGTCAGCTTGAGCCCTGGTACATATTGCTTCCGGGTTAAGACTTATGATCAGATGAATCAGGCGGCAAACCATCTCGGAGTGTATCTCATAGATGCTGAACTGGACAGCGTTGAAATTTATTGCGCGAACTTCGATTATTTCAAATATTCGGAGAAAGAATATGGTCTGTTGTATGATCTTGCCAAAGCAGATTATGACAATTATTTTTACAATCTCCAGATCCCTGAAAATGTGATTCTGCCCGGCATTGTGCTCAAATCGGAAAAATCGCACACTATCGGAGACAGAGTTAAAGTCCTGAAAGTCACTGTGGCGGATTTCTGCGGCAACAGTTCCAGAGCTGAAATCAGTTTCTCCAGAAAACCAGTCCAGTCCGCCGAGGCAGATTTGAAACTGACTGTACTCGATGATTTTGTACTGCTGCCGCTCGGATACAGCCACAGTGAATTTCAGAAGACAGCGGGTACTGCAGCCGGATTTCAGATTTTCACTCCTCTGTGCGATCTGGAACTTTATTATCAGCCGGGAAATGATATCCCGGTCCAGCTCTGTCGGATCATCCGTTTCAATGGACTGGAAAAGCATCTTGTTTACCAGGACTTGAGCCTTGATCTGCCGGAAGATGCAATCTATCAGGATCATTATGAAGGAATTTCCGTTGTAGAAGCTCCGGAATTTCAGCTGAAACAGCAATCAGACTGCTATTTCTTCGAAAATGGTTCCAAATTGTTTAAAAGAACGGCCCGGGTTTCAATTATCCCCTGGAAAACAGAAAACCTTATTCCAGCTAAAATCTGTGCATTCGGATTCGATCGCGGGCATTGGAGCTATCTGGACAGTTCCTGGAACGGATCAGCCGTGGAATTCGATTCTGACTGTCTTAAAACCTGCGCCCTCTTCTATGACGACATCCCACCCCGTATCAGCCAGGATGGCGCGCAGTTCAGCATCACCGACACAGGCTGTGGAATTGATCCTGATTCCGTCAAAGTCTGGTTTGGAAGTGAAGAAGTCCCGGTTGATTTTGATCCTGAAACGAGGATTGTTTTCTTTCCTGCTGAAATCAGGTCATATTTTCCGAAATCCGGAGCAGTAAACCTGACCCTGGAAGCTTCGGACCGGGTAGGCAACAAAATGCGCAAGATCTCGGAGGTTTCGTCTTCAGGGCTGAAGATCGAGGGTGGCTCATGA
- a CDS encoding radical SAM protein: MNIVSFQTHLPAAALLSGGKLSAIVEQRLEHFGNLGIPAASIFHLLDRSGISQDQVDGFVHAGFEHELAGKYLQQVIFRSGVPQNYKPLSQVNPDYASFLYLSSIYGNGICFYFSTRALSVFESTGGSLRPLDLQLQTVSEISDALSLLYNEAGASPEEMLEMFPYGGTRFYHELRDHFYFNPNGRVNLQNSPADFFKTRISPENRPDLLVALKKVTEDIFLHYVNYVAFVTGCREMMISGDFNSLLSSHKLRRSLPVKLILDELPDTSPCLGGTLHFLKISSRPAVHSELEDITSLAESVFTRIREQKIDYLSTLFAHPQDPILIAFQEAFQKCSHPEITFKIEDLTISPSGEISWLTFLFFIFGKDSTGYPYIVNHKGVIYLKKEHDWKINSIEFTVFRSDPILTIEFTNHCNFRCLMCDQSTRTKMAERPMGYLESGLFTRIVRDLEEFPVSTVTPFWLGESTLHDKFSAFLDEAFAGNRSNRLFSNLTLNTNGSLLDREKSETILRAAQRIDQNPSTMLRLHFSIDAAGPQVYELIHKNQCYERTVENIRYFLDRRRELGLQYPKVTLAFIVMSENRREAAGFLDFWRRILTELGSDFMIAYDWPSYNKDAIYFRRLDCDNQLAAENLHKEVLIGLGLIPKTEQNNSRRIIVTDSILKEKPVTERNFVRRPCPGLWFTPIVNWTGEVTVCCFDVGMELKTGDLSLNTLSEIWDSPKLNFWRLCHIRGEFNKIPRCAQCANLNAPTMKNADFVRYLLKKGLYREIQPFLERMGAGV; encoded by the coding sequence ATGAACATAGTATCTTTTCAGACACACCTTCCTGCTGCCGCTCTGCTCTCAGGCGGAAAGCTCAGTGCCATAGTCGAGCAGCGGCTTGAGCACTTCGGGAATCTTGGCATCCCGGCCGCTTCGATTTTCCACCTGCTGGACCGTTCAGGAATTTCCCAGGATCAGGTGGATGGATTCGTACACGCCGGATTCGAACACGAACTGGCCGGAAAATACCTGCAACAGGTGATTTTCCGTTCCGGAGTTCCTCAGAACTACAAACCGCTTTCACAGGTGAACCCGGACTATGCCAGCTTCCTGTATCTCTCATCGATTTATGGCAATGGAATCTGCTTCTATTTTTCCACCCGTGCTCTCAGCGTTTTCGAATCAACCGGAGGCAGCCTGAGGCCTCTGGACCTGCAGCTTCAAACAGTCAGTGAAATTTCAGATGCCCTTTCGCTGCTTTACAATGAAGCCGGGGCATCCCCTGAAGAAATGCTCGAGATGTTTCCATATGGCGGAACGAGGTTTTATCATGAGTTGCGAGATCACTTCTATTTCAACCCGAACGGCAGGGTCAATCTTCAGAACTCTCCTGCAGATTTTTTCAAAACACGCATTTCTCCGGAAAACAGGCCTGACCTGCTTGTGGCTTTGAAAAAGGTCACTGAGGACATTTTTTTACATTACGTCAACTATGTTGCTTTTGTTACCGGATGCCGTGAAATGATGATCAGTGGAGATTTCAATTCCCTGCTGTCCTCTCACAAACTCCGTCGTTCCCTGCCTGTGAAACTGATTCTGGACGAACTCCCCGACACCTCCCCCTGCCTGGGAGGTACTCTGCACTTTCTGAAGATTTCCAGCAGACCGGCAGTGCACTCTGAGCTGGAAGACATCACGTCACTTGCAGAATCAGTTTTCACCCGGATCAGGGAGCAGAAAATTGATTATCTTTCGACTCTGTTTGCACACCCTCAGGATCCGATTCTGATCGCTTTTCAAGAAGCCTTCCAAAAATGCTCCCACCCTGAAATCACCTTCAAGATAGAAGATCTCACGATCAGCCCAAGTGGAGAAATTTCCTGGCTCACTTTTCTCTTCTTCATTTTCGGAAAAGACAGCACTGGCTATCCTTACATAGTCAACCACAAAGGAGTCATCTATCTGAAAAAGGAGCATGACTGGAAGATCAATTCCATCGAATTCACAGTTTTCAGGTCTGATCCGATCCTGACGATAGAATTCACCAATCACTGCAATTTCCGTTGTCTGATGTGCGACCAGTCTACCCGTACCAAAATGGCTGAAAGACCGATGGGATACCTCGAATCCGGTCTCTTCACCCGCATAGTCCGGGACCTGGAGGAATTTCCCGTCTCCACTGTCACTCCTTTCTGGCTGGGAGAATCCACCCTTCACGATAAATTTTCAGCCTTCCTGGACGAGGCTTTCGCGGGGAACAGAAGCAACCGGCTTTTCTCAAACCTGACGCTGAACACCAACGGGAGCCTGCTGGACCGGGAAAAGAGCGAAACGATACTTAGAGCAGCACAGCGTATAGATCAGAACCCTTCGACGATGCTCAGGCTGCACTTTTCCATTGACGCCGCCGGACCTCAGGTTTATGAACTGATTCATAAAAATCAATGCTATGAACGCACTGTGGAAAACATCCGCTATTTTCTGGATAGAAGACGGGAGCTGGGGCTTCAGTATCCTAAAGTGACCCTGGCTTTCATCGTGATGAGCGAGAACCGCAGAGAAGCAGCGGGATTTCTCGATTTCTGGAGGAGAATACTGACAGAGCTTGGATCTGATTTCATGATTGCCTATGACTGGCCCTCGTATAACAAGGACGCCATTTATTTCCGCAGGCTGGATTGTGACAATCAGCTTGCGGCTGAAAATCTCCATAAGGAAGTATTGATCGGGCTCGGTCTGATTCCGAAAACCGAGCAGAACAATTCCAGGCGGATCATAGTCACTGATTCCATTCTCAAAGAAAAACCTGTCACAGAGAGAAATTTCGTCAGAAGACCTTGCCCCGGGCTGTGGTTCACCCCGATTGTCAACTGGACCGGAGAAGTGACAGTCTGCTGCTTTGATGTCGGCATGGAGCTGAAAACCGGCGATCTTAGTCTGAATACTCTTTCCGAGATCTGGGACTCGCCCAAGCTGAATTTCTGGAGGCTCTGTCACATCAGAGGTGAATTTAACAAGATCCCGCGATGCGCCCAATGTGCTAACCTCAATGCTCCCACAATGAAAAACGCTGATTTCGTGCGCTACCTGTTAAAAAAAGGGCTCTACAGGGAAATTCAGCCTTTCCTGGAGCGGATGGGGGCAGGAGTCTGA
- a CDS encoding glycosyltransferase family 39 protein: MQENFVHGMHPPVYYFLISVYRQLGGGSMIALRLSSIFFGFLTLVIFDQILRRTSLDRKWLALLALNPGFLFFSREATYYSFHILIAVLLLYTYLHALSSRKTAAFTVVCLLAIYSYYYHLFLIAALFIDAMIVRRVNFKRPLILILLFSIPLFSVILSNPFLHGIASGKSIGLTATKPAINIFDPELSFQYLLYTPAYLFLMGERYLWLNWTLALPFTVLIYFLMFRKGSGRNLLPLYLIPFILLAVFSEITKARIQRISFFPYHLLPYLPVMLLTLALNLKNSRLAAPFLLSALFMCGLQDLDQFFNPWKIYQNKDELRQLAGIAASRFNQSKDLIFANYSYEWNLITFADQIRIVAPDLPVASLERYSESGDSLFESKNRILEFGLTWLDKSSIRVNTDDSGETLKDLRLTGQAEEFLARNYNLSEKIVLYGEEGSNYCLKIWERFAF, encoded by the coding sequence ATGCAGGAGAATTTTGTGCATGGCATGCATCCCCCTGTGTATTATTTTCTGATCTCTGTCTACAGGCAACTCGGCGGCGGGAGCATGATAGCGCTGCGCCTTTCTTCGATCTTCTTCGGATTCCTGACGCTTGTAATCTTCGATCAAATCCTGCGGCGCACATCACTGGACCGGAAATGGCTGGCCCTGCTGGCTCTGAATCCGGGATTTCTCTTTTTCAGCCGCGAAGCCACCTACTATTCATTCCACATTTTGATAGCAGTCTTGCTTTTATATACATATCTGCATGCGCTTTCGAGCAGAAAAACTGCAGCCTTTACTGTAGTCTGCTTACTGGCTATTTATTCTTATTATTATCATTTATTTTTAATCGCAGCATTATTCATCGATGCCATGATCGTACGCCGGGTGAATTTCAAACGTCCGCTGATTCTGATCCTGCTCTTCTCTATTCCCCTCTTTTCAGTAATCCTTTCGAACCCATTTCTGCACGGGATTGCATCGGGCAAAAGCATCGGTCTTACTGCCACCAAGCCGGCCATCAATATCTTTGATCCAGAGTTGTCCTTTCAATATCTGCTTTACACTCCAGCCTATCTTTTCCTGATGGGAGAGCGCTATCTGTGGTTGAACTGGACACTGGCGCTTCCGTTCACAGTGCTGATTTACTTTCTGATGTTCAGAAAAGGTTCCGGCAGAAATCTGCTTCCCCTCTATCTGATTCCGTTCATCCTGCTGGCCGTTTTTTCTGAAATCACCAAAGCAAGAATTCAGCGCATCTCATTCTTTCCATATCATCTGCTGCCATACTTGCCTGTAATGCTGCTGACTCTGGCCCTGAATCTTAAGAACTCAAGGCTCGCTGCTCCGTTCCTGCTGTCAGCGCTTTTCATGTGCGGACTGCAGGATCTGGACCAGTTCTTCAACCCCTGGAAAATCTATCAGAATAAAGATGAGCTCAGACAGCTTGCAGGCATCGCTGCTTCCCGCTTTAATCAGTCTAAAGATCTCATTTTTGCGAACTACTCCTATGAATGGAATTTGATTACCTTTGCAGACCAGATCCGGATTGTCGCGCCTGATCTGCCTGTTGCATCCCTCGAAAGATATTCCGAGTCCGGGGATTCTTTGTTTGAGAGTAAAAATAGAATCCTTGAATTCGGTCTGACCTGGCTGGACAAATCTTCAATCCGTGTAAATACGGATGATTCAGGCGAGACCCTGAAGGACCTTCGTCTTACCGGACAGGCAGAGGAATTTTTAGCCAGGAATTACAATCTGAGTGAAAAAATTGTCCTGTACGGCGAAGAGGGCAGTAATTACTGCCTCAAAATCTGGGAAAGATTTGCTTTTTGA
- a CDS encoding Nif3-like dinuclear metal center hexameric protein, which translates to MMKLGSILSEIDRKYPFLLQEEWDNSGLQIGNPMDQIRGIMVGLDLTEKMIAKAIESKCNLIITHHPLFFSPVKSLNFSRLQAKKVRELILRRISLISLHTNLDSAAGGINDYLADLFEGHSTQLLASREKIFKITVFVPESHLDEVKTALIAGGASVIGNYDCCFFAAPGTGSFRGNPSTRPFIGKPGAIEQVDEVRLETICRERHLRKSLNNMLAVHPYQEVAYDFFEVQPPSATDGIGRIRHLDSPVKASAILGILRKNGFQPQAAGDLKKIVRKIAICSGSSGREIVSATVNRRLDLLLTGELRYHDSLELQESGILPVSLGHFGSETCFSSILKDFLQTFFKGLISVPENE; encoded by the coding sequence ATGATGAAACTTGGTTCAATCCTCTCCGAAATCGACAGGAAATATCCCTTTCTTCTCCAGGAAGAATGGGACAACAGCGGGCTGCAGATCGGTAATCCGATGGATCAGATCCGTGGAATCATGGTTGGACTCGATCTGACTGAAAAAATGATCGCCAAAGCGATTGAATCGAAATGCAATCTGATCATCACACATCATCCCTTGTTCTTCTCACCGGTTAAGTCCCTCAATTTCAGCAGACTGCAGGCAAAAAAAGTACGCGAACTGATCCTCCGCAGAATCAGCCTGATTTCCCTGCACACAAATCTGGATTCAGCAGCAGGTGGAATCAACGATTATCTTGCCGATCTGTTCGAGGGACACAGCACTCAGCTGCTCGCATCCAGAGAAAAAATCTTCAAGATTACTGTTTTCGTGCCTGAATCACATCTGGACGAAGTCAAGACGGCCCTCATAGCCGGAGGCGCTTCCGTGATCGGCAATTACGACTGCTGCTTTTTTGCAGCCCCAGGCACCGGCTCGTTTCGCGGCAATCCCTCAACCCGCCCTTTCATCGGTAAACCCGGAGCTATTGAGCAGGTTGATGAAGTACGTCTGGAAACCATCTGCAGAGAGCGGCATCTCAGAAAAAGTCTGAATAACATGCTGGCTGTGCATCCATATCAGGAGGTCGCATACGACTTCTTTGAAGTCCAGCCACCTTCTGCAACAGACGGGATCGGGAGAATCAGGCACCTGGATTCCCCTGTGAAGGCTTCCGCTATTTTAGGAATATTGAGAAAGAATGGATTTCAACCTCAGGCAGCCGGAGATCTGAAAAAAATCGTGCGGAAAATTGCGATCTGTTCCGGTTCATCAGGACGCGAGATAGTCTCAGCAACTGTCAACCGCAGACTGGATCTGCTCCTGACCGGCGAACTGCGCTATCATGACAGTCTGGAGTTGCAGGAATCAGGGATTCTGCCTGTCTCACTCGGTCATTTCGGGAGCGAAACATGCTTCTCCTCAATCTTGAAAGATTTTCTGCAAACATTTTTTAAAGGCCTGATTTCCGTTCCGGAGAATGAATAG
- a CDS encoding C4-type zinc ribbon domain-containing protein, producing the protein MLKIGHLLMLQDCLYREKSLTDLRTALEDAVTECKNRIQTSKTELGTLQHEDELCRKKLVASNQELKEMEFRIKHTEEKLREVTSERQLKALEQEKVNLDLKRDEAELASIELMDQCDQLMPRIKRLSDQVLVLELELKGKQESLELRLPEVVEQLAALSSEKQKVSTETDPSLLSLFTRLHGKYLNVLVPVKNCICTGCNISLDHQTVNQLSENIRLISCPNCKRILYLEDILAKR; encoded by the coding sequence ATGCTAAAAATTGGTCATCTTCTGATGTTGCAGGATTGTTTATACCGTGAAAAAAGTTTAACCGACCTTCGTACTGCCCTGGAAGACGCAGTAACTGAGTGCAAAAACCGCATCCAGACATCCAAAACCGAGCTGGGGACATTGCAGCATGAAGATGAGCTGTGCCGGAAAAAACTTGTTGCATCCAACCAGGAACTCAAGGAAATGGAATTCAGGATCAAGCACACTGAAGAGAAACTCAGGGAAGTGACTTCTGAACGACAGTTGAAAGCTTTGGAACAGGAAAAGGTCAATCTTGATCTGAAAAGGGATGAGGCTGAACTTGCCTCGATCGAACTGATGGATCAGTGCGACCAGCTTATGCCCCGTATCAAACGGCTGTCAGACCAGGTCCTTGTATTGGAACTGGAATTAAAGGGAAAACAGGAAAGCCTTGAACTTAGGCTTCCCGAAGTAGTGGAACAGCTGGCAGCACTTTCCTCTGAAAAACAGAAAGTTTCCACTGAAACCGATCCCAGCCTGCTTTCATTATTTACCCGGTTGCATGGGAAATACCTCAATGTGCTGGTGCCTGTCAAGAACTGCATCTGCACAGGCTGCAATATCAGCCTGGATCATCAAACTGTCAATCAGCTTTCTGAAAACATCCGCCTGATATCCTGTCCCAACTGCAAAAGAATTCTTTATCTGGAGGACATTCTTGCAAAGCGATAG
- a CDS encoding asparagine synthase-related protein has product MNGFLNFADRSYKLTGRKDYGEVSIIFSGELYNKIEISKQFDRDVSVEELVFRLYQKHKEKFIAGFDGDFNLVLFDRGCDRIFLFQDLTALTPLLYHFDGYKLIFGHDYSYFRSHLPIQIDYEGLSSYLRFEYFKEGQTMLKGVRLIPPGHYLEVSQSGCRLFCYYKPAPAAPVRSINEAAESLRDLAVHALKKRLHTGSLDLMYSGGLDSSALLAAADLAGISTRTFSLRFSEPGFDEGTYRYEMLSGRIEHQEFLVTLKNYAEELQKLIVSGVQGCAFGQDHAAFLSAISAFCLNSSLFFGLPADEWFFGYPFMSSAVIAKRRVNQVSALFSAGIPDNPDRPGIVRHLKMEFLPVLRHHTDYLVRRLSDQEIIELMGVEYLSPDPETLPDNPEEFFRSLILFQYKNSLPGNNYLKLHSIGTLSGNKIQLPFSDLSILEFALSLPFELAVSERQRKFILSRAFPEIPAIIRSRRKQGFQIPLNAWIRSRELSFIREYLHDHAVTLKIPHDMIERFYTDTVKPEESAEKIWMLFAALLMVNSLK; this is encoded by the coding sequence ATGAACGGATTTTTGAATTTTGCCGACAGATCCTACAAGCTGACCGGACGAAAGGATTATGGTGAAGTATCGATTATTTTTTCAGGGGAATTATATAATAAAATCGAGATTTCAAAGCAGTTTGACAGGGATGTTTCAGTCGAAGAGCTGGTTTTCAGGCTGTATCAGAAACACAAGGAAAAATTCATTGCCGGCTTTGACGGGGATTTCAATCTTGTCCTGTTTGACAGGGGCTGCGACAGGATCTTTCTTTTCCAGGACCTCACAGCCCTGACTCCGCTTCTCTATCATTTCGACGGATATAAACTGATCTTCGGTCATGATTACTCATATTTCAGAAGTCATCTGCCGATTCAGATCGACTACGAAGGACTCTCTTCCTATTTGAGATTCGAATATTTCAAGGAAGGGCAGACGATGCTGAAGGGAGTGCGGTTGATTCCGCCAGGCCATTACCTGGAAGTTTCCCAGTCCGGCTGCAGGCTGTTTTGTTATTATAAACCAGCCCCTGCAGCACCTGTCCGCAGTATCAACGAAGCCGCGGAATCATTACGAGATCTTGCTGTTCACGCACTGAAAAAAAGGCTCCATACCGGATCACTGGATCTCATGTATTCAGGAGGCCTGGATTCCAGCGCCTTGCTTGCCGCTGCAGACCTCGCAGGGATCAGCACCAGGACATTTTCCCTGCGCTTTTCCGAGCCTGGATTTGACGAAGGCACTTACAGATATGAGATGCTCAGCGGCAGGATTGAACATCAGGAATTTCTTGTTACACTTAAGAACTATGCGGAAGAACTTCAGAAATTGATTGTCAGCGGTGTCCAGGGATGTGCATTCGGCCAGGACCATGCCGCATTTCTTTCCGCCATCTCAGCGTTCTGCCTGAACAGCAGTCTTTTTTTCGGACTTCCCGCTGACGAGTGGTTTTTCGGTTATCCTTTCATGTCCTCTGCTGTGATCGCCAAACGCCGGGTTAATCAAGTTTCCGCGCTCTTTTCTGCCGGGATTCCTGATAACCCAGACAGACCTGGGATAGTCCGGCATCTGAAGATGGAATTCCTGCCTGTACTCCGTCATCATACCGATTATCTTGTCAGACGCCTCTCTGATCAGGAGATCATTGAGCTGATGGGGGTGGAGTATCTCTCGCCTGATCCTGAAACTCTGCCTGACAACCCTGAAGAATTTTTCAGATCACTGATCCTCTTTCAGTATAAAAATTCGCTGCCTGGAAATAATTACTTGAAACTTCATTCGATTGGAACTCTTTCAGGGAATAAAATCCAGCTGCCTTTTTCCGATCTATCGATCCTGGAGTTTGCCCTGTCCCTGCCGTTCGAACTGGCAGTGAGCGAACGCCAGAGGAAATTCATCCTGTCCAGAGCTTTTCCGGAGATCCCTGCCATCATCCGCAGCAGGAGAAAGCAGGGCTTCCAGATCCCGCTCAATGCCTGGATCAGAAGCAGGGAACTTTCTTTTATCCGGGAATATCTGCACGATCATGCTGTGACCCTGAAAATTCCACATGACATGATTGAACGGTTTTACACGGATACTGTAAAACCCGAGGAATCGGCGGAAAAGATTTGGATGCTGTTTGCTGCGCTATTGATGGTGAATTCGTTGAAATAA